Proteins encoded together in one Marispirochaeta sp. window:
- a CDS encoding VWA domain-containing protein, whose translation MFRYPQIFIGFFVLIPVIFFLWFEFLRGRKDLEYLLGRWRAGAYLDIFTVKWFFSALALVLFITFMLVAAADPERKGPPEIQTIESRDIVFALDVSLSMLARDSLPSRLDRSVEVMRGILASRGGTSRFSLVVFQEIGVKMIPVTEDLTLFETVFQNIGPQVLSRRGSDLTAGLITAFGAFPRKVESEKLLFVFSDGENFGGSVSAALQDARQMGIRIISIGAGTTEGDTIPLEGDRVVQDSKGNRVITRLNSDTMRYLAQETGGEYFSLNDPALISKLDAVFGSSSVRYNEPRESGYRPYLLIAMFALYVYFLVRVVSWKNTF comes from the coding sequence ATGTTCCGTTACCCGCAAATATTTATTGGTTTTTTTGTTCTGATTCCCGTGATTTTTTTCCTGTGGTTCGAATTCCTGCGGGGCAGAAAAGACCTGGAATATCTTCTCGGCCGTTGGCGGGCTGGAGCCTACCTGGATATTTTCACTGTAAAATGGTTTTTTTCGGCTCTGGCCCTGGTCCTTTTTATTACCTTCATGCTTGTCGCCGCCGCTGATCCGGAACGAAAGGGCCCTCCGGAGATACAGACCATCGAATCCAGGGACATAGTCTTCGCCCTGGATGTTTCCTTGAGCATGCTGGCCCGGGACTCCCTGCCGTCAAGGCTTGATCGTTCCGTAGAGGTTATGCGGGGCATTCTTGCCTCCCGCGGCGGCACCTCGAGGTTCTCCCTGGTGGTTTTTCAGGAGATCGGTGTAAAGATGATTCCAGTGACCGAGGACCTGACCCTGTTCGAGACAGTTTTTCAGAATATCGGTCCCCAGGTTCTGTCCCGACGGGGATCCGACCTGACGGCTGGGTTAATCACTGCATTCGGGGCTTTTCCGCGGAAAGTGGAAAGTGAAAAGCTTCTTTTTGTTTTTTCCGACGGTGAAAACTTCGGGGGTTCGGTTTCTGCTGCCTTGCAGGACGCCCGGCAAATGGGCATCCGGATTATCTCCATCGGTGCGGGGACAACTGAGGGTGACACCATTCCCCTGGAAGGAGACCGGGTTGTGCAGGATTCAAAGGGCAACAGGGTTATCACCCGCCTGAATTCTGACACTATGCGGTATCTGGCCCAGGAGACCGGGGGGGAGTATTTTTCTCTGAACGATCCGGCCCTGATAAGCAAGCTGGATGCTGTTTTCGGTTCTTCCTCGGTGCGTTACAATGAGCCGCGGGAATCAGGCTATCGTCCGTACCTGTTGATCGCCATGTTCGCCCTTTACGTATATTTTTTAGTACGGGTAGTGTCTTGGAAAAATACCTTTTAA
- a CDS encoding DUF58 domain-containing protein — translation MEKESLFQRIRNLPLVSARLLEGIFAGNYRSVFRGPGLEFDEVREYSEGDDVRNIDWNVSSRMGSPYAKTFREERELVLSLVFDVSASLDQGVGDISKRDMAMILGAIFAFAAVHNNDRVGGVFFSDRIEKWVPPSKGRKHVASLIQDMENLKPRGAGSELGLALKTVYETLKSRGICVVFSDFRTATGWNEMTLLARKHDVIAVRISDPGDKSLALKGSITLRDPERGHDILAAGVSSSFRASYEDFWDTQEVIFRRECRRRRIQVLTVDTNDDPVAKVLAFFKTRRRVS, via the coding sequence ATGGAGAAAGAGAGTCTATTCCAACGTATACGTAATCTTCCTCTTGTCAGTGCCAGGCTTCTGGAAGGGATTTTTGCCGGAAACTACCGCTCAGTTTTCCGCGGGCCCGGACTTGAATTTGACGAAGTCCGGGAGTATTCCGAGGGAGATGATGTCCGGAACATCGACTGGAATGTCTCATCCCGTATGGGCAGTCCCTACGCCAAAACATTTCGCGAGGAGCGGGAGCTGGTTCTTTCGCTGGTCTTTGACGTTTCGGCCTCCCTGGACCAGGGGGTGGGGGACATCAGTAAACGGGATATGGCGATGATTTTAGGGGCGATTTTCGCCTTCGCTGCGGTCCATAATAACGACAGGGTCGGGGGAGTCTTCTTTTCCGACCGAATTGAAAAATGGGTGCCCCCGTCCAAGGGGCGCAAGCATGTTGCGAGCCTGATACAGGACATGGAAAACCTGAAACCCCGTGGAGCAGGTTCCGAGCTGGGACTGGCCCTGAAAACGGTATACGAGACCCTGAAATCCCGGGGAATCTGTGTGGTCTTCTCTGATTTTCGGACAGCGACCGGCTGGAACGAGATGACCCTTCTGGCCCGCAAACACGACGTTATTGCTGTCAGGATCAGCGATCCCGGAGATAAATCCCTCGCCCTCAAGGGGAGTATTACGCTCAGGGACCCTGAACGGGGACATGATATTCTTGCAGCTGGAGTCAGTTCCTCTTTTCGTGCTTCCTACGAAGATTTCTGGGATACCCAGGAGGTGATCTTCCGACGTGAATGCCGGCGCCGCAGGATACAGGTACTTACCGTGGACACAAACGATGACCCTGTTGCCAAGGTCCTGGCCTTTTTTAAGACCCGGAGGCGCGTTTCATGA
- a CDS encoding VWA domain-containing protein: protein MWIFESPVYLLLLGLLPPGIFAAHFWKGRGGRVPFSLSVWRGDSFQETPFSLRTLSFLSHLFYWTGFVLLVLALAGPGRITKERVYLTRGIDIIFVLDESPSMAAQDFYPENRFNTAREVIKSFIRSRENDPVGLVVFSDEAALMVPPTLDYSAYLRVLDDLKLMSLGRGTAIGMGIAVASLHLRQSTAEEKTIVLLTDGENNAGEITPASAAEAASSLGIKIFAIGIGSPGDVPGEYQDPETGKTFRGVFSGSYDEELLRMVADATGGRFYSASTPGALETVFRSIDSATVTEKRVKVKTETEASYRYFLLAGGIAVLLHLFLRKYLLREVL, encoded by the coding sequence GTGTGGATCTTTGAGAGCCCTGTCTATCTGCTGCTGCTTGGTCTTCTGCCTCCTGGAATCTTCGCGGCCCATTTTTGGAAAGGCCGGGGAGGACGGGTTCCTTTTTCCCTTTCTGTATGGAGAGGCGACTCTTTTCAGGAGACTCCTTTTAGCCTTCGTACCTTGAGTTTTCTTTCGCATCTTTTTTACTGGACAGGTTTTGTGCTTCTGGTACTTGCCCTGGCAGGCCCTGGCAGAATTACAAAGGAACGGGTATATCTGACCCGCGGAATAGATATTATTTTTGTTCTCGACGAATCTCCCAGTATGGCTGCTCAGGATTTTTATCCCGAGAATCGCTTTAATACTGCCCGGGAGGTTATCAAATCATTTATCCGCTCCAGGGAGAATGATCCGGTCGGGCTGGTGGTTTTTTCAGATGAGGCTGCACTTATGGTCCCTCCGACCCTGGACTACAGCGCGTACCTCAGGGTACTGGATGATCTTAAGCTTATGAGTCTTGGGCGGGGTACGGCTATTGGTATGGGGATTGCCGTGGCATCCCTGCACCTGCGGCAGAGCACGGCGGAGGAAAAGACCATTGTTTTATTAACGGACGGTGAAAACAACGCAGGAGAAATAACGCCGGCCAGTGCGGCGGAGGCAGCATCTTCCCTCGGGATAAAAATCTTTGCCATTGGAATAGGCAGCCCCGGGGATGTCCCGGGAGAGTATCAGGATCCGGAGACGGGTAAGACTTTTCGCGGTGTCTTTTCCGGCAGCTACGATGAGGAGCTTTTGCGCATGGTTGCGGATGCCACCGGCGGGCGGTTCTATTCCGCTTCTACTCCCGGTGCCCTGGAAACGGTTTTCCGTTCCATTGACTCGGCAACCGTCACGGAAAAACGAGTGAAAGTAAAAACCGAGACAGAAGCCTCGTATCGGTACTTTCTTCTTGCCGGGGGAATTGCCGTACTGCTGCACCTTTTTCTCCGTAAATATCTGCTGCGGGAGGTCCTCTGA